ATGCGATTTACTTTCACTATATCGGCGCCGCCGCGCAATTCGCCCCTGCGCCCTTCGTCGTCGCCAATGCGGCGTTCGACGTCGCGATGGCGCTTTTCGTCGCTTATGCCGCTCTGCGTGGCGGGCGCAAGAGCGTGACGCGCGCCGAGGACACGTCTAAGAAGGAGGCGCCGCAGCGCAGACTCGCCGCGCGCGCCCAGCATCGTTCGCAAAGCCGCGACGCCGGAGGTCCAGCGTGAACGCGTCCGCGGACTTCTCCTTACGCTATGACTGGGGCGTCGAAGAGATCGTCGCCATTCATGATCAGCCGCTGCTCGATCTCGTCGCGCAGGCGAACGCCGTTCATCGCCGCTTTCACGACGTCAATGACGTGCAGAAGGCGGCGCTGCTGTCGATCAAGACCGGCGGCTGTCCGGAAGACTGCTCCTATTGCCCGCAATCGGCGCATCACCGCGAGGTGAAGCTCGACCGCGTCGATCTCTTGGAGACGGCGGAGGTCCTCGGCGCCGCAAAGACCGCCAGAGAGGCCGGCGCCGATCGCTTCTGCATGGGCGCCGCTTGGCGCTCGGCGCCCGAGGGCAAGCGCTTCGACGCCGTGCTCGACATGGTGCGCGGCGTGCGCGCGCTCGGCATGGAGGCCTGCGTCACGCTCGGCATGATCAACGAGTCGCAAGCGAAGCGCCTCGTCGACGCCGGACTCACCGCCTACAACCATAATCTCGACACCGGGCCTGAATTCTACAACGAGATCATCACCACCCGCACCTATCAGGACCGTCTCGACACGCTCAAGGCCGTGCGCGGCGCGGGGCTCGAGATGTGCTGCGGCGGCATTATCGGCATGGGCGAAAGCGTGAAAGATCGCGCCGGCATGTTGCAGACGCTGGCGTCTTTCGATCCGCATCCGGAAAGCGTGCCGATCAACGCGCTGGTCGCCGTTGAGGGCACGCCGCTCGCCGGGCGCGCGCAGATCGACCCGCTCGATCTCGTGCGCATGATCGCGACGACGCGCATCGTCATGCCGAAGGCGCGGGTGCGGCTCTCGGCCGGCCGCTCGTCGCTGTCGCGTGAAGCGCAAATTCTCTGCCTCGTCGCTGGCGCCAATTCGATCTTCTATGGCGAGAAGCTGCTGACGACGGGCAACGCCGGCGTCAATGAAGACGATGCGCTGTTCGCCGCGCTTGCGGCGCGCGAGGGGCGGGCGCCCGCCGCGCCTTAAGAGTCCTCGGCTGGGCCGAAGATCGCCTCGAAATTCCTGCGCAGCGCGGCGTCGACGGTAGGCATGTCCGCCGCCACGCCGAGGTCCGAAAGGCTCGTGACGCCAAGATGGGCGTCGCGCACGCCGCAGGGCGCGATGCCGGAAAAATGCGTCAGATCCGGCGCGACATTGAGCGCGACGCCGTGAAAGCTCACCCATTGCCGCAGGCGCACGCCGATGGCGGCGATCTTGTCTTCCGCCATTTCGCCGCCCCGTCCCTTGGTCTTCTCCGGCCGCTCGACCCAGACGCCGACGCGCCCGGCGCGCCGCTCGCCCGTGACGCCGAAATCGGCGAGCGTCGCGATGATCCATGATTCAAGCGCGCAGACGAAGGCGCGCACGTCGCGCTGGCGCCGCGAAAGATCGAGCATGACGTAAGCGACGCGCTGTCCTGGCCCGTGATAGGTGAATTGCCCGCCGCGTCCGGTGCGATGTACGGGAAAGCGCGCCTCAAGCAGATCCTGCTCCTTCGCCGAGGAGCCGCCGGTGTAGATCGGCGGATGTTCCAGCAGCCAGACGCATTCGCGCGCCTCGCCCGAAGCGATCGCCGCGGCGCGCGCCTCCATGAAGGCCACCGCCTCCTCATAGGGGACAAGATCGTCGCTGACGCGCCATTCGACCGGCGGCGCGTTAGGGCGCAGACGCATGACGGCGTCTCGGGAGTGATGAGAAGGCGGACAAGGCGTTTCAGTCATTCGGCCGAACTAAGCCCATCAAGCGCGCCGAGACGCGCATTCCGGCGAAACTGAATCTCGGCGATTGCTTCACGCCTAGAGCGTTTCGCGAGCAGCCTCTGTATAAGGGCAAGCATTTTTCGAATAGCGACCGTAACAAGCGCGTTGAATTGGATGCCTGGTCGCGGCTCAGCTTCAATTCTATCCCCTTGTTCATTCACGCGCCGGTCGCAACTGCGTGCAATGATTAGCGCAAAGCAGGAGAACGCAATGGTTTACTTGTTCGAGTTTTTCGCAATCGATGCCGCCGGCCAACGCCTTTCTCTAAATGCGACGAAACGTCGTGTAAAGACGGCGGCTCTCGCGGACGCCTATGGGCAGACAATGATGCGCGATGTCTTCTATGACAATCAAAAGGCCACCATCTGCGTCATTAAGGATCAAGTCGGGCATACGCTTCGTGAAGTGCTTGCGAACGCCTGAAAGTCACAAAAGAGAAGTTCGTCCCGCCAAGGCGATCGGCGCGCCGCAAATGTAAGGCGCGTCCCTACGAGCAAAGAGCGAGCCGGGCGGATTACGCGTTCGCCGCTTGTCATCTGGGAGCCGATTTGTTAGACGCAGCGCGCCGGCGCTTCGCGTTAAGCGGAGCGTCCTTGCGGCCGTGGCGGAATTGGTAGACGCGCTAGCTTGAGGTGCTAGTTGGGCAACCAGTGGAGGTTCGAGTCCTCTCGGCCGCACCAAGGTTAGCGCCATAAAAGCGCCCAGAGTTCGCGCGGCCGATTGCGGCGCCGCAGCGGGCAAACATCAGCCACATTCCCCATTGCAATATCGTTGCGCTGGCGCTTGGTCAGTGCAAGCCGCCTGCTCGATCTTCGCAAATGAGCGCGCCGCGCGCCTTTTTCGCAGACGCGAGGCGTTCGACGCCGCTCTTTGGTTCGACGGCGCCCGGAGAGGGAAGCATGGCTGTGTCGTTAAGAGACCGCAGGCCGCCGCCAAAGGCCGACACTATCGAGACGCGCGCCCGCTATGCCTGGCATGATATCGAAGGCGACAGGCGCATGGCGTCGCCGCGGCCGGCGGGTTCGCGCCAGTCCTACGCAACGGCGTCCGATCGCAACTTCGAAAGGGTCGAGCGCTTCTTCTACATTGGCGCTGCGGCGCTTGTCGTCGTCGGCACCGCCATTGTCGTCGGCTCCGCCTTCTGGGGCGAGCTTCCGCAAAATGGCGATCCCGCAGATTCGATGACGCCTCAAAAAATAGCGCCTTCCGCGCCGCGCGGCGCGCAAAGCCTGGCGCATCCGGGAGCGCCGGCCGCCAATTTGCGATCGCATGAACAGCCGCCTTCGATCATCGCCGGACCGGTGGGGCCGACAGCGTCGCCAGAACGCGCGGCGCCCACGCAGGACGGCGCGGAATCGGCGCCGGGCGCCCAAACGTCGAACCCGCTCGCGTCATCCATCGCGAACCTCGAACTCGAGCCGGAATTTCTCAGCGACGGCATCGCGGGAAAGCGCAGAGCGGCGCGCCGCATGGCGGAAGATGAGGCGTCAGCGGCGGCGAACGTCGCGGGTGAACAGGAGCCGCCCGCGTCCGAAGCGCGAACCGGCAAATGCTACGTCAGAATTTCGGGGCGCGTGGTCAACAGCGGCGTCTGTCAGATCTCGCGAAAAGGCGGCGCGGTAGTCTTCCAATATTCCGGTCAGACGCTGACGCTTTCTCCGGCCAGGGGAAAAGCCTGGTCTGCGGCGCTCGGCGGCAAAAATCTCGGAAACGTTTACAAGAGCGGCTCCTGCTGGGGTTCAAAGAGCACCTATATCTGCGACCGCGGCTAAGCGGCGCGGAAGTCATAAGACAAGCAGCGCTTCCGGATCACATTGCGCTAAGGCTCGCCGGATTTCGGCGGCTCTTGCACGCCACGTTCATGCTCATGCGCCTGCGGCGCCTGCCTGGCCTTTGGTCCAAGCGTTTTGGCGATGATAGGTTCTGTCGTCGAGGTCCAATCCGGACCGGCGGCGACGATCGGGGTCGGCGCGTCTCCGGGCGTGATGTGGACGAGCGAATAGCCGCGCTTTTTCAGTTCGCGCAGAAATTCCGGCAGCATCTGCGCGGTGATCCCCTGCGAATCGTGGAAGAGCACGATGCCTTTGCGGTTCTTTTCGAGCCGCGACAGCACGAGATCGAGTTCGGCCTTGGGCGTCATATGCGACCAGTCCGAGGCCCACAAATCCGAGCCGAAGATTGTGTAGCCGCGCGCCGTAAGGTCGGCGACGAGCGCGGGCGTATCGGCGAAGCCGGGAAAGCGGAAGAAGGGCGCGGCCGTCGCGCCGAGCGCCTTGTTCACGGCGGCGATCCCCTTGTCGATGTCGGCCTTGGCGGCGTCCTCGCTCATCAGCCTCAGGGTCTTGTCGGGATGGCTGTAGGAATGGTGAGCGATGGTGTGGCCGTCCGCGGCGGCGCGCTTCACCAGAGCGGGCAGGCTTTCCGCATTCCGGCCAATCAGAAAGAAGGTCACGCGCGCGCATTCCTTAGCGAGCGCGTCGAGCACTTGCGGCGTGGGCGACGCCGGTCCGTCATCGAATGTCAGCACAACCTCATGGTCGCGCAAATCCAGCGTGCGCGGATAACTTTGCAGGCCGACCGCCGTTCCCTTGGCGCGGTCGATTTCGATGATGCGCGACACGCCAAGCGCGTCGGGTCCGCAGGTCCGTTCCGCGGCGGCGGCGTCGCGCGGGGCGTTAGAAACGCTGGCGGCGGTTAAAACCCCCAGCAGCACGAGCGCGAACCGCTGGAGGGGAGCGTCGACTGTCGCTTTGGCTCTTTTCAGCAATGGAAAAATGGCGGTCATGACGGCTTGCCGGTTTGATTTCTCGCGCCCTCGGGTTAAGAGCGCGACCATAATATAGCGCGGGGCCGCCAATGCCGCTCGATCATGAAGATACGGCGACCGCCGCCGAGGACTTCCGCGACGGCGGAGAGGCGTCTCTCAGCCGGGAATTCGTTCTCGACGTCGAAGGCGCGATTGCGCTGGGCGACTCGGAGCGCGTTCACGAACTCGTCGGCGACCTCCATGAGGCGGACCTTGGCGCTCTGCTTGAGCGCTTAAGCCACGAAGCGCGACCGCGACTTGTCGAACTGATGGGCGCGGACTTCGACTTTACGGCCCTGATGGAGGTCGGCGAAGCGACCCGCGAGGAAATCCTCGACGAACTCCCGGTCGAGACCCTCGTCGAAGGCGTGCGCGACCTCGAAAGCGACGACGCCGTCGCCATTCTCGAAGGTCTGGAGCCAAAAGAACAGGCGGAGGTCCTCGACGCGCTCCCGGCGCAAGAGCGGATCGTCCTGCGTCGCTCGCTGGACTATCCGGAGGATTCCGCCGGGCGCCTGATGCAGACGACGTTTGTCGCGGCGCCCCCTTTCTGGACCGCGGGGCGCGTGCTCGATTTCTTTCGAGAATGTGGTGAAGAGAATCTGCCGGAGAGCTTTTTCGAAGTCTTCGTCGTCGATCCCGGCTACCGTTTGCTCGGGACCGTTTTCCTCGACGCTCTGGTGCGGGCCAAGCCAAGCGTGCGGCTCGATGACATCATGCAGGAGGATCGGCGGCGGGTGATGGCGACCGAGGACGGCGCCGAGGCGGCGCGGCTCTTCGAGCGCTACAATCTCGTTTCCGTTCCGGTTGTCGATGAATCTGAACGGCTCGTCGGCGTTCTCACCATCGACGACATCGTTGACGTCATTCAGGAGCAGGCGTCGGACGAGATCCTGGCGCTCGGCGGCGTGAACCCCGAAGAAGAGCTGACCGACAATTTCTGGTGGATCGCGCGGAGCCGCTTTACTTGGCTCTCGGTCAATATGCTGACCGCCTTCATCACCTCCAGCGTGCTCAAGCACTTTCAGTTGCAGCTGGAGCAAATGGTGGCGCTGGCGGTGCTGGGACCGATCGTCGCGGGACAGGGCGGCAATTCCGCGACCCAGACCATGACCGTCGCCGTTCGGGCGCTCGCCAC
Above is a genomic segment from Methylocystis rosea containing:
- the lipB gene encoding lipoyl(octanoyl) transferase LipB; the encoded protein is MTETPCPPSHHSRDAVMRLRPNAPPVEWRVSDDLVPYEEAVAFMEARAAAIASGEARECVWLLEHPPIYTGGSSAKEQDLLEARFPVHRTGRGGQFTYHGPGQRVAYVMLDLSRRQRDVRAFVCALESWIIATLADFGVTGERRAGRVGVWVERPEKTKGRGGEMAEDKIAAIGVRLRQWVSFHGVALNVAPDLTHFSGIAPCGVRDAHLGVTSLSDLGVAADMPTVDAALRRNFEAIFGPAEDS
- the mgtE gene encoding magnesium transporter, coding for MPLDHEDTATAAEDFRDGGEASLSREFVLDVEGAIALGDSERVHELVGDLHEADLGALLERLSHEARPRLVELMGADFDFTALMEVGEATREEILDELPVETLVEGVRDLESDDAVAILEGLEPKEQAEVLDALPAQERIVLRRSLDYPEDSAGRLMQTTFVAAPPFWTAGRVLDFFRECGEENLPESFFEVFVVDPGYRLLGTVFLDALVRAKPSVRLDDIMQEDRRRVMATEDGAEAARLFERYNLVSVPVVDESERLVGVLTIDDIVDVIQEQASDEILALGGVNPEEELTDNFWWIARSRFTWLSVNMLTAFITSSVLKHFQLQLEQMVALAVLGPIVAGQGGNSATQTMTVAVRALATRELTRANAVRIIFRELAIGAVNGAAFGLVTGIVAANWFNNVGLGPVIAMAMFTNLVAGALGGIVVPLAFDKLKFDPAVASGPFVTTITDVVGYGAFLTIASMWFHLG
- a CDS encoding polysaccharide deacetylase family protein, producing the protein MVALLTRGREKSNRQAVMTAIFPLLKRAKATVDAPLQRFALVLLGVLTAASVSNAPRDAAAAERTCGPDALGVSRIIEIDRAKGTAVGLQSYPRTLDLRDHEVVLTFDDGPASPTPQVLDALAKECARVTFFLIGRNAESLPALVKRAAADGHTIAHHSYSHPDKTLRLMSEDAAKADIDKGIAAVNKALGATAAPFFRFPGFADTPALVADLTARGYTIFGSDLWASDWSHMTPKAELDLVLSRLEKNRKGIVLFHDSQGITAQMLPEFLRELKKRGYSLVHITPGDAPTPIVAAGPDWTSTTEPIIAKTLGPKARQAPQAHEHERGVQEPPKSGEP
- the bioB gene encoding biotin synthase BioB, with amino-acid sequence MNASADFSLRYDWGVEEIVAIHDQPLLDLVAQANAVHRRFHDVNDVQKAALLSIKTGGCPEDCSYCPQSAHHREVKLDRVDLLETAEVLGAAKTAREAGADRFCMGAAWRSAPEGKRFDAVLDMVRGVRALGMEACVTLGMINESQAKRLVDAGLTAYNHNLDTGPEFYNEIITTRTYQDRLDTLKAVRGAGLEMCCGGIIGMGESVKDRAGMLQTLASFDPHPESVPINALVAVEGTPLAGRAQIDPLDLVRMIATTRIVMPKARVRLSAGRSSLSREAQILCLVAGANSIFYGEKLLTTGNAGVNEDDALFAALAAREGRAPAAP